In one window of Saprospiraceae bacterium DNA:
- a CDS encoding acylneuraminate cytidylyltransferase family protein, which translates to MPSILGIIPARSGSKRVPMKNLRKLAGKTLVEYAIDAALDSRLLNYIALSSDSTEILKLADSYNNKIWQIQRPDEISGDTSTALEYVEHTLEVMKGLNLETPQYVVIIQPSSPFTKGEDIDATIRRLLELKTDCAVSVREVQFDLHPSKFKYIRDGKLLPYFEDTGDHMARHLLDKIYVRNGSVYMSSIELIRSRKLLNDSCAAYVMPPERSIDINDLLDLEFAEFLLQKNVKK; encoded by the coding sequence ATGCCTTCAATTTTAGGAATCATACCTGCCAGATCGGGATCCAAAAGGGTACCGATGAAAAATTTGCGAAAGCTGGCCGGTAAAACTTTGGTTGAATATGCGATTGACGCAGCATTGGATTCCCGTCTCCTGAATTATATTGCATTGAGTTCTGATTCTACAGAAATTTTAAAGCTTGCTGATTCCTATAATAATAAAATATGGCAGATCCAAAGACCCGATGAGATATCCGGCGATACATCAACGGCTTTGGAATACGTGGAACACACCTTGGAAGTAATGAAAGGTTTGAATTTGGAAACGCCTCAATATGTGGTCATCATTCAGCCAAGCAGTCCGTTCACCAAAGGGGAGGACATCGACGCTACCATCCGAAGGCTGCTGGAATTAAAGACAGACTGTGCGGTCAGCGTAAGAGAAGTACAATTTGATCTGCATCCTTCTAAATTCAAATACATCAGGGATGGAAAGTTGTTGCCTTATTTTGAAGATACGGGAGATCATATGGCCAGACATTTGCTGGATAAAATTTATGTTCGAAACGGCTCCGTTTATATGAGCAGCATAGAATTAATCAGATCCCGAAAATTGCTGAATGACTCCTGTGCAGCTTATGTCATGCCTCCGGAAAGATCAATTGACATCAACGATCTGCTGGATCTCGAATTTGCAGAATTTTTGTTACAAAAAAATGTAAAAAAATAA
- the wecB gene encoding UDP-N-acetylglucosamine 2-epimerase (non-hydrolyzing) yields the protein MRKIIQVVGARPNFMKVAPVHRALKEGGRWESQIVHTGQHQDVNMSDIFFKQLNLDLPKHFLGVQPGSHSQMTAGIMQSFEKVLQLEKPDWVVVVGDVTSTLACALTSVRCSIPVAHVEAGLRSFDRQMPEEINRLLTDQLSDLLFTTENSAAINLAKENIAAHKIRFVGNCMIDSLIYFLPNANASSLLKQHGLEQKDYAVMTMHRPSNVDYRSGLEQILDMIRYIVSELPLVFPVHPRTEDRLRHFGLWEDLKQIKGLILTPPLAYLDFIGLMKNSKMLLTDSGGIQEETTYLKIPCLTFRKTTERPITTEMGSNILISDLNVENACRQIYEVLQGNIREACIPEMWDGQAGQRIANVFHEI from the coding sequence ATGAGAAAGATCATCCAGGTTGTAGGGGCCAGACCCAATTTTATGAAAGTTGCACCTGTGCACCGGGCACTGAAGGAAGGGGGCAGGTGGGAGTCGCAGATTGTCCATACCGGACAACACCAGGATGTAAACATGAGCGATATTTTCTTCAAACAATTGAATCTCGATCTTCCCAAACATTTTTTGGGGGTACAACCGGGAAGCCACAGCCAGATGACCGCAGGAATCATGCAATCCTTTGAAAAAGTCCTCCAGCTGGAAAAACCAGACTGGGTGGTTGTTGTCGGAGATGTTACATCGACTTTGGCCTGTGCGCTAACAAGTGTTCGTTGTAGTATACCTGTTGCACATGTGGAAGCCGGATTGAGGAGTTTTGACAGGCAGATGCCCGAGGAAATTAACAGATTACTTACGGATCAACTGAGCGATCTTTTATTCACAACTGAAAATTCGGCAGCAATTAATCTGGCCAAAGAAAACATTGCCGCTCATAAAATCCGGTTTGTCGGTAATTGTATGATCGATTCCCTGATTTATTTTTTGCCAAATGCAAACGCTTCTTCACTTTTGAAACAACACGGACTGGAACAAAAAGATTATGCTGTGATGACCATGCATCGGCCTTCTAATGTGGATTATCGCTCAGGCCTTGAACAAATACTGGACATGATCAGGTATATCGTTTCTGAATTGCCCCTGGTATTTCCGGTGCATCCAAGGACTGAAGACCGGCTTAGGCATTTTGGTTTATGGGAAGATTTAAAGCAAATTAAAGGTTTAATTCTCACTCCTCCGTTGGCGTATCTCGATTTTATCGGACTGATGAAAAACAGCAAAATGTTGTTGACTGATTCGGGTGGAATTCAGGAAGAAACCACTTATCTTAAAATACCCTGTCTTACTTTCAGGAAAACCACGGAAAGACCAATTACAACCGAAATGGGTTCAAACATATTGATCAGCGACTTAAATGTTGAAAATGCCTGCCGGCAGATTTATGAAGTGCTTCAGGGAAATATCAGAGAAGCCTGTATTCCCGAAATGTGGGATGGCCAGGCCGGGCAAAGAATTGCAAATGTATTTCATGAAATTTAA
- a CDS encoding alginate lyase family protein → MSLILKYFYTIRYLHIKQLIYFLKYRIADRIFHVSGSYRRYQGINFRTHFVDLNFLPVRTKILKLNQLEIFHLKKEYAKLPDWNDRDQGKLWNYQLQYLDFLLDKTLDTEIQITLLKDISDKINSGQLLLEPFPVSLRLIHIWAGRPRFQDFDKGIQTAYQKQLEYLELHPEYHLSGNHLLINYIALCYGFQALGNSARLQHYLKILMKEIQRQILPDGAHYERSLSYHLDILGYLTGLYLILKETKECETYRDQLYEKCKQMFDWIMYVTHHLKIVPLFNDCIRLDKIIFEKLSNYYNNNLDVGKTYELKESGYRKLSNASCLCIVNAGNITATEQPGHQHADMLHFCLNIHEKDVLVDTGISTYEVSPERLLQRASASHNVVVGCQDQNQSELWASFRMARRACLEITEDFPDRLSAKVKWYQGHVHQRKFSLQENELRIEDQFDYVKNSSERSLALFHFDHVAGDLKVVEQTVVLEKTGIKFNFDGAREIKVETYQQNFNFCESVTAQRILVYFYGCLQTRISWSS, encoded by the coding sequence TTGAGTTTAATCCTGAAATATTTTTATACGATCCGATATCTGCATATTAAACAGCTGATCTATTTTTTAAAGTACAGAATTGCCGATCGAATTTTTCACGTCTCCGGATCTTATCGCAGATACCAGGGAATTAATTTCCGGACACATTTTGTGGATTTGAATTTTCTTCCGGTGCGAACGAAAATTTTGAAATTAAACCAGCTTGAAATATTTCATTTGAAAAAGGAATATGCAAAATTGCCGGATTGGAATGATCGGGATCAGGGAAAACTATGGAATTATCAGTTGCAATACCTGGATTTTCTACTGGATAAAACACTAGATACAGAAATACAGATCACTTTACTTAAAGACATTTCTGATAAAATCAATTCCGGGCAGCTTTTACTTGAGCCTTTTCCGGTATCTCTGAGGTTAATCCATATTTGGGCGGGCAGACCCCGGTTCCAGGATTTCGATAAGGGAATTCAAACCGCTTATCAGAAGCAGCTGGAATACCTGGAGTTGCACCCGGAATACCACTTATCGGGCAATCACCTGCTTATAAATTACATTGCCTTGTGTTATGGATTTCAGGCATTGGGCAATTCAGCCAGGCTTCAGCATTATTTGAAAATATTAATGAAGGAAATACAAAGGCAGATCCTGCCCGACGGAGCCCATTACGAACGCAGTCTTTCGTATCATTTGGATATCCTTGGTTATTTGACTGGTTTATATCTGATTTTAAAAGAAACCAAGGAGTGCGAAACATACAGGGATCAACTTTATGAAAAGTGCAAACAAATGTTTGACTGGATTATGTATGTGACACACCATCTTAAAATTGTGCCCTTATTCAATGATTGCATTCGATTGGATAAGATTATTTTTGAAAAACTAAGCAATTATTATAACAACAATCTTGATGTTGGAAAGACATATGAATTGAAAGAAAGCGGGTATAGAAAACTCTCGAATGCAAGTTGTCTTTGTATCGTCAATGCAGGAAATATTACTGCTACGGAACAACCGGGGCATCAGCATGCCGACATGCTTCATTTTTGTCTGAATATTCATGAAAAAGATGTACTGGTCGATACAGGAATATCTACTTACGAAGTATCCCCTGAACGCTTGCTCCAGAGAGCATCAGCATCTCATAATGTGGTTGTAGGATGTCAGGACCAGAACCAGTCTGAACTGTGGGCTTCCTTTCGAATGGCCCGAAGAGCCTGTCTTGAAATCACAGAGGACTTTCCGGATCGTTTATCGGCTAAAGTAAAATGGTATCAGGGACATGTGCATCAAAGAAAATTCAGTTTGCAGGAAAACGAATTAAGGATTGAAGACCAATTTGATTACGTAAAGAATTCATCGGAACGATCCCTTGCTCTTTTTCATTTTGATCACGTGGCTGGTGACTTGAAAGTTGTGGAGCAAACAGTGGTTCTCGAAAAAACAGGAATTAAATTTAATTTTGATGGAGCAAGGGAAATCAAAGTAGAAACCTATCAGCAGAATTTTAACTTTTGCGAATCTGTAACAGCTCAGCGTATTCTGGTGTATTTTTACGGTTGTTTGCAAACAAGGATAAGCTGGAGTTCTTGA
- a CDS encoding glycosyltransferase family 4 protein, with protein MKKIIYLSYHYPPDLSAGSFRNASLANALAGRLESQAEVHLFCTQPNRYSNHIEPAAEFEQEGNLFIYRIPVPQHKNRFFLQMRSFYVYFNYVRHKAPKIHADFIFASTSKLFTGYLAYRISKMVNIPYYIDLRDLFVENLKEFLRIPFLAKFSSWFIGKYFEKPCLLQAAHINVNSRGFLSSIPKDFTGTTSFYPNGIDEMFLNWKKTDHPEEQVKIICYAGNVGEAQGLHYFIPALAKKLEAHFRFLIIGNGSAMHKLNREIYKQDIKNVNCIPPVNRSVLLSYYSNSDYLLIHLHPFKSLEKVLPSKLFEYAAGDIPVLAGVSGYTRDFMESEVKNNIFIFNPGDVDAVCDYLVQHIYKKEARPEFVEKYNRTTVTRNMVESVIQVMHKHTDAV; from the coding sequence TTGAAAAAAATTATCTATTTATCATATCACTATCCCCCCGACCTCAGTGCGGGATCATTCAGGAATGCTTCACTTGCAAATGCATTGGCAGGCAGGTTGGAATCGCAGGCAGAAGTTCATTTATTTTGTACCCAGCCGAATCGTTATTCCAACCATATTGAGCCAGCAGCTGAATTTGAACAAGAAGGAAATTTATTTATTTATCGCATCCCTGTTCCACAACATAAGAATCGATTTTTTTTACAAATGCGTTCATTTTATGTATATTTTAATTACGTAAGACATAAGGCGCCAAAGATTCATGCCGATTTTATTTTTGCATCAACTTCTAAATTATTTACGGGATATCTGGCTTACCGGATTTCAAAAATGGTGAATATCCCTTATTACATTGATCTCAGAGATCTGTTTGTTGAAAATTTAAAAGAATTTCTGCGAATACCTTTTTTAGCTAAGTTTAGCAGTTGGTTTATTGGTAAATATTTTGAGAAGCCCTGTCTTTTGCAAGCGGCACACATCAATGTAAACTCCCGTGGATTTCTTTCTTCGATTCCCAAAGACTTTACAGGCACCACAAGTTTTTATCCGAACGGCATCGATGAAATGTTCCTGAATTGGAAAAAAACAGATCATCCGGAAGAACAGGTAAAAATCATATGCTATGCTGGAAATGTTGGAGAGGCACAGGGGCTGCATTATTTTATTCCTGCCCTGGCAAAAAAGCTCGAAGCGCATTTCAGGTTTTTAATCATTGGCAATGGTTCTGCTATGCATAAATTGAACAGGGAAATTTATAAACAGGATATAAAAAATGTGAATTGCATTCCCCCGGTCAACAGGTCTGTATTGCTCAGCTATTATTCCAATTCCGATTATCTTTTAATTCATCTGCATCCATTTAAATCGCTGGAGAAGGTTTTGCCATCAAAATTATTCGAATATGCAGCGGGCGACATACCTGTACTGGCAGGAGTATCGGGATACACGAGAGATTTTATGGAATCGGAGGTAAAGAATAATATTTTTATATTTAATCCGGGAGATGTGGATGCAGTTTGCGATTATCTGGTGCAGCACATTTACAAAAAAGAGGCCAGACCGGAGTTTGTTGAAAAATACAACCGCACTACGGTAACACGCAATATGGTTGAATCTGTAATTCAAGTAATGCACAAACATACAGATGCCGTTTAA
- a CDS encoding glycosyltransferase family 4 protein: MELIKHFCEAGHEVHVFAGKDEFCAQLNFSSHVRFRLLNFLKPVSKNPVWDIFCFVEILKNLWDVKPDLLLNYTVKPNIYGSLASRVLGIRTVSNLTGLGFAAEKTGWHKFIFNFYKMALQKNEVVVFHNEEDRLWFVKEKLIKEAQSICIPGSGVDSEYFKPEPGKQKGEKFIFLFVGRLIKAKGIFEFLDAAERLAQYYPQAEWWILGRPANERNHKKQEKKFEHFQKNKQIRFLGFQQDVRVYLRQARVFVLPSYREGMPRSLMEAMSMELPVITTRVAGCKHAVEDRLHGFLVEPESGQSLYVAMEACLNLPETELEQMGKNGRQRILNNFAMGRIIQGYDKILNKLINQHPLNSNR, translated from the coding sequence ATGGAACTGATAAAACATTTTTGTGAAGCAGGCCACGAAGTTCATGTATTTGCCGGTAAAGACGAGTTCTGTGCACAATTGAATTTTTCATCGCACGTTCGATTTCGTTTATTAAACTTTTTAAAGCCGGTGTCAAAAAATCCGGTATGGGATATTTTTTGTTTTGTTGAAATTTTAAAAAATTTATGGGATGTAAAACCGGATCTTTTGCTGAATTATACGGTGAAACCAAATATTTACGGGAGTCTGGCTTCCCGAGTACTCGGCATCAGGACGGTTTCGAATTTAACAGGGCTTGGATTCGCAGCAGAGAAAACCGGATGGCATAAGTTCATTTTTAATTTTTATAAAATGGCTTTGCAAAAGAACGAAGTAGTTGTTTTTCACAATGAAGAAGACAGACTTTGGTTTGTAAAAGAGAAATTGATTAAAGAGGCTCAAAGCATTTGTATTCCCGGGAGCGGAGTGGATTCGGAATATTTTAAACCGGAGCCCGGGAAGCAGAAGGGTGAAAAGTTTATTTTTCTTTTTGTCGGAAGGCTGATCAAAGCAAAAGGTATTTTTGAATTTTTGGATGCGGCGGAACGATTGGCCCAATACTACCCACAAGCAGAGTGGTGGATTCTAGGGAGACCAGCAAATGAGCGTAATCATAAAAAGCAGGAGAAGAAGTTTGAGCACTTTCAAAAGAACAAACAGATCCGCTTTTTGGGATTCCAGCAGGATGTGCGTGTTTATTTAAGGCAAGCCCGGGTTTTTGTTTTGCCTTCCTACCGGGAAGGGATGCCCCGCTCTTTAATGGAAGCCATGTCCATGGAATTGCCTGTAATTACAACGCGTGTAGCCGGATGTAAACATGCCGTTGAAGACCGGTTGCATGGGTTTTTAGTAGAACCTGAGAGCGGCCAGTCACTTTATGTTGCCATGGAGGCATGTTTGAATTTGCCGGAAACAGAATTGGAACAAATGGGAAAAAATGGCCGGCAACGCATTTTAAATAATTTTGCGATGGGCAGGATTATACAGGGATATGACAAGATTTTGAATAAGCTGATCAACCAGCACCCGTTAAATTCCAATCGTTAA
- a CDS encoding class I SAM-dependent methyltransferase, with protein sequence MQHKILQNRRYYHNRIQAVLKELDIREGSVLDLGCGEMLIKPYLNSNNIRYIGIDQFPFQEEEDFYCADILNYPLENETYDFIFLLGVLDHMNFSDQIRILQKIQNRFQKTLVVSRWNCSNLILRMFYYKRKCVDIESHFKGYRLKRLAFVKFPRLKFLWKPGEDKFWYKFMATEYVYIIQPVAL encoded by the coding sequence ATGCAGCATAAAATCCTTCAAAACAGGAGATATTATCATAACAGGATTCAGGCCGTGCTTAAAGAATTAGATATTAGAGAGGGCAGTGTACTCGATCTGGGTTGCGGCGAAATGCTTATAAAACCTTATCTGAATTCAAATAACATCCGCTATATAGGGATTGATCAGTTTCCTTTTCAAGAAGAAGAGGATTTTTACTGTGCAGATATATTGAATTACCCATTGGAAAATGAGACATACGATTTTATTTTCCTGCTTGGGGTACTTGATCACATGAATTTCAGCGACCAGATCCGCATACTTCAGAAGATCCAAAACCGGTTTCAGAAAACGCTGGTAGTAAGCCGGTGGAATTGTTCAAATCTGATATTAAGAATGTTTTATTACAAACGGAAGTGTGTCGATATAGAAAGCCATTTCAAAGGGTATCGCCTGAAAAGATTAGCTTTTGTAAAATTTCCGAGATTGAAATTTCTATGGAAACCGGGAGAAGATAAATTCTGGTATAAATTTATGGCGACGGAGTATGTGTACATTATTCAGCCTGTTGCCCTGTAA
- the gmk gene encoding guanylate kinase produces MKSGKIVILTAPSGSGKTTLAKYLLETFNSLCFSVSATTRTPRSGEIHGQDYYFMQTHDFLTSVRNHEFFEYQEVYTNQFYGTLHSEINRIWALEKIPLLDIDVMGAFRIESENKYDTLSIFLKASNIEVLRQRLKLRNTDNDDSISKRIQKAEIELDYARHFDYVITNDKLDLAKLLVKEIVSDFTGQQAE; encoded by the coding sequence ATGAAATCCGGGAAAATCGTCATACTCACTGCTCCTTCCGGCTCGGGAAAAACGACACTGGCCAAATACCTCCTCGAAACGTTTAATAGTCTTTGTTTCTCGGTTTCAGCCACTACAAGAACTCCCAGATCCGGAGAAATACATGGTCAGGACTACTATTTTATGCAAACCCACGACTTCCTAACAAGTGTTCGTAATCATGAATTTTTTGAATACCAGGAAGTATATACCAACCAATTTTACGGCACTTTACATAGTGAGATCAATAGAATCTGGGCTCTTGAAAAAATCCCTCTGCTGGATATAGACGTCATGGGAGCATTTCGGATAGAATCTGAAAATAAATACGACACCCTGAGCATTTTTTTGAAAGCTTCCAATATTGAAGTACTCAGGCAAAGATTAAAATTGAGAAATACGGACAACGATGATTCCATATCCAAAAGAATCCAAAAAGCGGAAATTGAACTGGATTATGCCAGACATTTTGATTATGTAATCACAAATGATAAACTCGACTTGGCCAAACTGCTGGTGAAAGAAATTGTTTCAGATTTTACAGGGCAACAGGCTGAATAA
- a CDS encoding YicC family protein: MLLSMTGFGNAKGHFEGREIVIELRCINSKVNDFRLKLPNSYRQHELDIRKMLNDKVIRGKLDLTISIDSDGITDEFTLNHALFKNFYNQIQKLSDSIDLKQSDILNAILKFPNVITAQDTLISKNQYDYTLDLLNEAIEKLNDFRSIEGTIIANDMALRTQSILNHLHKVESLDPERLSLLKEKLNKTIESNLDSEAIDRNRFEQEIIYYLERLDITEEKVRLKQHCEYFLEELNKKGMIKSRKLNFISQEIGREINTLGSKAQFSPIQKLVVNMKDDLEKIKEQMANIL; encoded by the coding sequence ATGTTATTGTCGATGACAGGATTTGGAAACGCCAAAGGCCACTTTGAGGGACGCGAGATCGTAATCGAACTCAGATGCATCAACTCCAAAGTGAATGATTTCCGACTTAAATTACCCAACAGCTATCGCCAGCACGAGCTCGATATCCGGAAAATGCTCAATGACAAAGTCATACGAGGAAAACTCGATCTGACAATTTCCATTGATTCCGATGGCATAACCGATGAGTTTACTCTGAACCATGCTCTTTTTAAGAATTTTTACAATCAAATCCAAAAGCTTTCAGATTCTATCGATCTCAAACAATCCGATATTCTGAATGCCATCCTCAAATTCCCGAATGTGATCACTGCTCAGGATACCCTGATTTCAAAAAATCAATACGATTATACTCTGGATCTTTTGAATGAAGCCATCGAAAAACTCAACGATTTCAGATCCATCGAAGGAACCATCATAGCCAATGACATGGCTTTGCGTACACAATCGATACTGAACCACTTGCACAAGGTAGAAAGTCTGGATCCCGAACGTCTGAGCTTACTCAAAGAAAAACTTAATAAAACCATTGAGTCCAATCTCGACTCGGAAGCCATCGACCGCAATCGCTTCGAACAAGAGATCATTTATTATCTGGAACGCCTCGATATCACCGAAGAAAAAGTCCGCCTCAAGCAACATTGCGAATATTTTCTCGAGGAACTGAATAAAAAAGGAATGATCAAATCCCGAAAACTTAATTTCATCAGCCAGGAAATAGGCCGGGAGATCAATACACTCGGTTCGAAAGCGCAATTTTCACCCATCCAAAAACTGGTGGTCAATATGAAAGATGATCTCGAAAAAATCAAAGAACAAATGGCAAATATTCTTTAA
- a CDS encoding integration host factor subunit beta — protein MRKADLVALISEKSGVPKVDVLVSLEMFFKEVKQSLAQGENVYIRGFGSFVVKKRAKKIGRHIKKNVAIEIPEHFIPSFKPAKIFVDHVKLGKEPEHSEEDEDEGDDL, from the coding sequence ATGAGAAAAGCTGATCTGGTAGCATTGATTTCAGAAAAATCCGGAGTTCCCAAGGTTGATGTCCTGGTATCTCTTGAAATGTTTTTCAAGGAAGTCAAACAATCCCTGGCACAGGGTGAAAATGTTTACATCAGAGGATTTGGTTCCTTTGTTGTCAAGAAAAGAGCTAAAAAGATCGGCCGACACATCAAAAAGAATGTAGCAATTGAGATACCCGAGCATTTTATCCCATCCTTTAAACCGGCTAAGATATTTGTCGATCACGTGAAACTGGGGAAAGAGCCCGAGCATTCTGAGGAGGATGAAGATGAAGGAGATGATCTTTAA